A region from the Brassica napus cultivar Da-Ae chromosome C8, Da-Ae, whole genome shotgun sequence genome encodes:
- the LOC111213738 gene encoding transcription factor GTE5, chloroplastic — MVAARHDRSVNVPLVSTSHSFASEDEDPMLKVVSLSSTSKPEVKALKLKLISEVDKVRIVITRFDPQGGNKKIETVKKSGHGGYTVHIFKNCNNLLRKLMTHKYGWVFNVPVDAEGLCLRDYHTIVKEPMDLGTVKAKLGESLYNSPLDFAEDVRLTFNNAILYNPIGNDVHSMAKLLLSMFEEKWVSIEVQLDSLLRNVKPTRDRKIAPIVDPLPANVGEEEEANVDNRDLTLDEKWRLIEELQDLPCDKLETVVQIIKKSNPELSQQDDEIELDIDCLDIETLWELYRFVTGYKESLSNKKEDQESGSERDAESAHSIIQEPAIFASVAK, encoded by the coding sequence ATGGTGGCTGCTAGACATGACCGGTCAGTGAATGTTCCTCTCGTGTCTACGTCGCACTCGTTTGCGTCTGAAGACGAAGATCCCATGCTAAAGGTCGTCAGCTTAAGCTCAACTTCAAAGCCTGAGGTTAAAGCCTTGAAGCTAAAACTAATCTCTGAGGTGGATAAAGTTAGGATCGTAATCACACGGTTCGATCCCCAAGGTGGAAACAAGAAGATAGAAACAGTTAAGAAGAGCGGGCATGGAGGTTATACGGTTCATATTTTCAAGAACTGTAACAACTTGCTTAGGAAGTTGATGACGCATAAGTATGGATGGGTGTTCAATGTCCCAGTGGATGCTGAAGGACTTTGCTTGCGTGATTACCACACCATTGTTAAAGAGCCTATGGATTTGGGTACAGTGAAGGCTAAGTTGGGGGAGAGTTTGTATAACTCACCGTTGGATTTCGCTGAAGATGTTAGACTTACTTTTAACAATGCCATCTTGTATAATCCAATAGGGAATGATGTGCATAGTATGGCTAAATTGTTACTGAGTATGTTTGAGGAGAAGTGGGTTTCCATTGAAGTGCAGCTTGATAGTCTTCTTAGGAACGTTAAACCAACTCGTGATAGGAAAATAGCTCCCATTGTAGACCCATTACCAGCTAATGttggagaagaagaggaggcTAATGTAGATAATAGGGACCTTACGCTGGATGAGAAATGGAGACTCATTGAAGAGCTTCAGGACTTGCCTTGTGACAAATTAGAGACAGTTGTTCAGATTATAAAGAAGAGTAATCCGGAACTCTCTCAACAAGACGATGAGATTGAGCTGGATATTGATTGTCTTGACATCGAAACGCTTTGGGAGTTGTATAGATTTGTGACTGGGTATAAGGAGAGCTTGAGTAATAAAAAAGAGGACCAGGAGTCTGGTTCAGAAAGAGATGCTGAATCTGCTCACAGTATTATCCAAGAACCGGCAATATTTGCTTCTGTAGCTAAATGA
- the LOC125591271 gene encoding probable aquaporin TIP3-2, producing MATYARRTYGFGRADEASHPDSIRATLAEFLSTFVFVFAGEGSILALDKLYWDTAAHTGTDTPGGLVLVALAHALALFAAISAAINVSGGHVNPAVTFAALVGGRLSVIRAIYYWIAQLLGAILACLLLRLATNGSRPIGFHVASGVSELHGLLMEIILTFALVYVFYSTVIDPKRGSIGIIAPLAIGLIVGANMLVGGPFEGASMNPARAFGPSLVGWRWHNHWIYWVGPFIGGALAALIYEYMIIPNVNEPPRHSTHQPLAPEDY from the exons ATGGCAACATATGCTAGAAGAACATACGGATTCGGGAGAGCCGACGAGGCGTCTCATCCGGACTCCATTAGAGCCACTTTGGCCGAGTTTCTTTCCACTTTTGTTTTCGTCTTTGCTGGAGAAGGCTCCATCCTTGCTCTAG ACAAGTTGTATTGGGACACGGCGGCTCACACGGGGACAGACACGCCGGGAGGGCTAGTATTGGTGGCGTTAGCTCATGCACTGGCCCTGTTTGCCGCTATTTCAGCGGCCATCAATGTCTCAGGTGGTCACGTGAACCCGGCCGTCACTTTTGCTGCTCTAGTAGGAGGCAGGCTCTCAGTGATCCGAGCTATCTACTATTGGATTGCTCAGCTTCTTGGTGCTATCCTCGCTTGTCTCTTGTTGAGGCTTGCCACTAATGGCTCG AGACCAATAGGTTTCCATGTAGCGTCTGGAGTGAGTGAGCTTCATGGGCTATTGATGGAGATCATACTTACGTTTGCCTTGGTTTATGTCTTCTACTCGACCGTTATCGATCCGAAGAGAGGGAGTATTGGGATCATAGCGCCGCTAGCCATCGGTCTCATAGTTGGGGCAAACATGTTGGTAGGAGGACCATTCGAAGGCGCATCAATGAATCCGGCAAGAGCCTTTGGTCCATCATTGGTGGGATGGAGATGGCATAACCATTGGATCTATTGGGTTGGGCCCTTCATTGGCGGTGCACTCGCCGCACTTATCTATGAGTACATGATCATCCCAAACGTTAACGAACCTCCTCGCCACAGTACACACCAACCATTGGCTCCAGAAGATTACTAG
- the LOC106365332 gene encoding threonine--tRNA ligase, mitochondrial 1: MADNHPEDEPSLSVVIQNTSSVKQDELFHCHKMSPGSCFLLPHGTRVYNKLIEFIKKEYWKRGYEEVISPNIYNMKLREKSKDAASYKENMFTFDIDKQDFGLKSINGPGHCLMFEHRVRSCRELPIRLAEFGVLHRNEASEALSGLTHTRRFQQDDAHIFCTKDQVKREVKDVLDFVDYVYTKFGFTYELKLLTRPEENTKDFQRWEEGENDLVEALQEFGKPFTVNRGVGALCGPKIDITLSDAMKRKFQCASIQLDFQLPDHFKLRYSPSDEEKKENVMIHSKVLGSEDKDKGVRPFMIHRTVLGSFERMLAILLDHYKGKWPFWISPRQVRRQIHEAGYHVDVDTTDRNISEKVGEAEIVQYNYILVVGDEEVATRQVTALLRDSSCSDRSKVPMMSVDALLDVFKLRIVKFL; the protein is encoded by the exons ATGGCGGATAATCATCCCGAGGATGAGCCTTCTCTCTCAGTCGTCATCCAGAATACTTCATCAGTGAAACAAGATGAACTTTTCCATTGTCACAAAATGAG CCCTGGGAGTTGCTTTCTCCTCCCTCACGGCACTCGTGTATACAACAAGTTGATTGAATTCATTAAGAAAGAATATTGGAAAAGGGGTTACGAAGAG GTTATTTCACCGAATATTTACAACATGAAACTCAGGGAAAAATCCAAAGATGCTGCAAGCTATAAGGAAAATATGTTTACATTTGAT ATTGATAAACAAGACTTTGGGCTCAAATCTATCAATGGCCCTGGTCACTGCTTGATGTTCGAACACAGAGTTCGGTCCTGTAGAG AATTACCCATTAGGCTGGCTGAGTTTGGAGTGTTACATCGAAATGAGGCAAGTGAAGCTCTTAGTGGTTTGACCCATACCCGTCGGTTCCAGCAG gaTGATGCACATATATTCTGTACAAAGGACCAG GTTAAAAGGGAAGTCAAAGATGTATTGGATTTTGTTGACTATGTTTACACAAAATTTGGCTTTACCTATGAGCTAAAGCTCTTAACG AGGCCAGAGGAAAACACTAAAGATTTTCAAAGATGGGAGGAAGGTGAAAATGATCTTGTAGAAGCACTACAAGAATTTGGAAAGCCATTCACT GTGAACAGAGGAGTGGGTGCATTGTGTGGCCCAAAGATAGACATAACATTGTCTGATGCAATGAAAAGGAAGTTCCAGTGTGCTAGTATACAG CTCGATTTTCAACTACCTGATCACTTCAAACTTCGGTACTCACCCTCAGATgaggaaaaaaaggaaaatgttATGATACATAGTAAAGTGTTGGGATCTGAGGATAAGGATAAAGGGGTGAGACCTTTTATGATACATAGAACGGTGTTGGGATCTTTTGAGCGTATGCTTGCCATATTGTTAGACCATTACAAAGGAAAATGGCCGTTCTGGATTAGTCCAAGGCAG GTGAGAAGACAGATTCATGAAGCTGGGTACCATGTTGATGTTGACACAACAGACAGAAACATCAGTGAGAAG GTGGGAGAAGCTGAGATCGTGCAGTACAACTACATTCTAGTTGTGGGTGATGAAGAAGTTGCGACGAGACAG GTGACTGCTCTGCTCAGAGACTCAAGCTGTTCAGACCGTTCAAAAGTTCCAATGATGAGCGTTGACGCTCTGCTCGATGTGTTCAAGCTCAGGATTGTCAAATTTCTTTGA
- the LOC125591268 gene encoding transcription factor MYB52-like — protein sequence MMCSRGHWRPAEDEKLRELVEQFGPHNWNAIAQKLSGRSGKSCRLRWFNQLDPRINRNPFTEDEEERLLASHRIHGNRWSVIARFFPGRTDNAVKNHWHVIMARRGRELSKLRPRDLGHDGTKAATIGYDGCDKKRRLATATTISYPHQFSHISHFQLLKEFLTGKIGLCNNTTPINEGAINQSKRPMEFYDFLQVKTDSKKPEVLDNSRKYEEEDDVSEHNHNHNENCVPFIDFLSVGNSASQGLC from the exons ATGATGTGTAGTCGAGGACATTGGAGACCTGCAGAGGATGAGAAGCTTCGAGAACTCGTTGAACAGTTTGGTCCTCATAATTGGAACGCCATAGCTCAGAAGCTCTCTGGTCGATCTG gTAAAAGTTGTAGACTAAGATGGTTTAATCAGTTGGATCCTAGAATTAACCGAAACCCGTTCacggaggatgaagaagaaaggcTTTTAGCTTCTCATCGGATCCACGGGAACAGATGGTCCGTGATCGCAAGATTTTTCCCCGGTCGAACCGATAACGCCGTTAAAAACCATTGGCACGTCATCATGGCTCGTCGTGGCCGAGAACTGTCCAAGCTACGTCCACGTGATCTTGGCCATGATGGCACGAAGGCTGCGACGATTGGTTATGACGGCTGCGATAAGAAGAGAAGATTGGCAACCGCAACCACTATCAGTTATCCTCACCAGTTCTCACATATTAGTCATTTTCAGCTCCTCAAAGAGTTCTTGACCGGAAAGATCGGGTTATGCAATAATACTACTCCAATCAACGAAg GAGCGATAAACCAAAGCAAAAGACCGATGGAGTTCTACGATTTTCTCCAAGTCAAGACGGATTCAAAGAAACCCGAAGTGTTAGACAATTCAAGAaaatacgaagaagaagatgatgtttctGAACACAACCACAATCACAACGAGAATTGTGTTCCCTTTATCGACTTTTTGTCTGTTGGAAACTCTGCCTCTCAGGGTTTATGTTAA
- the LOC106369039 gene encoding nuclear poly(A) polymerase 1, with protein sequence MASVQQNGQRYGITEPISLGGPTELDVVKTRELEKYLQDVGLYESKEEAVRREEVLGRLDQIVKTWIKTISRAKGLNDQLLHEANAEIFTFGSYRLGVHGPGADIDTLCVGPRHATREGDFFGELQRMLSEMPEVTELHPVPDAHVPLMGFKLNGVSIDLLYAQLPLWVIPKDLDISQDSILQNADEQTVRSLNGCRVTDQILRLVPNIENFRTTLRCMRFWAKRRGVYSNVSGFLGGINWALLVARICQLYPNALPNMLASRFFRVYTQWRWPNPVLLCSMDEGSLGLQVWDPRRNPKDRLHMMPIITPAYPCMNSSYNVSASTLRIMTGEFQRGKDICEAMEANKADWDTLFEPFAFFEAYKNYLQIDISAANVDDLRKWKGWVESRLRQLTLKIERHTYDMLQCHPHPHDFQDASRPLHCSYFMGLQRKQGVPAAEGEPFDIRRTVEEFKHTVNGYMLWIPGMEISVSHIKRRSLPSFVFPGGVRPSHASKGTWDSKRRAEHRVSSTASAATTTTATTTNETSSESKAGSNSPGDEKKRKRGDDETLADQLRNSKHVAVPMPAENGEGGSPDPSVGSICSSPMKDCCTNGKSDPISTDPQENVVVLSKEDAPESHPIEKIATPQAPTSEETEELEGSFDFGNQVTATGTIPPFEATTSNGSPFSNEALEELEVLPMRQPEVTHRASVQQRKPIIKLNFTSLGKTNGK encoded by the exons ATGGCTAGTGTCCAGCAGAATGGGCAGAGGTATGGTATTACAGAACCTATCTCTTTGGGAGGACCAACGGAGCTTGATGTGGTCAAGACACGAGAGCTCGAGAAG TATTTGCAAGATGTTGGATTGTACGAGAGTAAGGAGGAAGCTGTTAGAAGGGAGGAGGTTCTTGGGAGACTTGATCAG ATTGTGAAAACATGGATAAAAACAATCAGCCGCGCCAAAGGGTTGAATGATCAGCTGCTTCATGAGGCTAACGCCGAGATATTTACTTTCGGTTCTTATCGGCTAGGG GTACATGGACCTGGTGCTGATATAGACACTTTATGTGTGGGGCCTAGACATGCAACTAGAGAA GGTGATTTCTTTGGTGAGCTGCAAAGGATGCTGTCCGAAATGCCGGAAGTAACTGAGCTTCACCCTGTGCCTGATGCTCATGTTCCCTTGATGGGATTCAAACTTAATGGAGTGTCTATAGATCTCCTCTATGCACAACTTCCACTCTGGGTTATACCTAAG GACTTAGATATATCACAGGATTCCATTCTACAGAATGCTGATGAGCAAACTGTTCGAAGCCTCAACGGTTGTAGAGTTACTGACCAGATCTTGCGTCTGGTTCCTAACATTGAG AATTTCAGGACAACATTAAGATGCATGCGGTTTTGGGCCAAGCGACGTGGAGTATACTCTAAT GTCTCTGGATTTCTTGGTGGTATAAACTGGGCATTGCTTGTAGCTCGGATATGCCAACTTTATCCTAACGCTCTCCCTAATATGTTGGCGTCTCGGTTCTTTAGAGTCTACACTCAATGGCGTTGGCCGAATCCAGTCCTTCTTTGTTCTATGGATGAAGGATCCCTCGGTCTTCAAGTTTGGGATCCTAGAAGAAACCCCAAAGACCGGTTGCACATGATGCCCATCATTACCCCTGCTTATCCTTGTATGAACTCAAGTTACAATGTCTCTGCAAGTACGTTGCGGATTATGACAGGAGAGTTTCAGAGAGGCAAAGATATATGTGAG GCTATGGAAGCGAACAAAGCTGACTGGGATACTCTCTTTGAGCCATTTGCATTCTTTGAAGCGTATAAAAACTATCTTCAGATCGACATCTCTGCCGCTAATGTCGATGATTTAAGAAAGTGGAAAGGATGGGTTGAGTCTCGTCTCAGACAGCTCACACTGAAG ATTGAGAGACATACTTATGACATGCTTCAATGCCACCCTCATCCACATGACTTTCAAGACGCATCCCGACCGCTTCACTGCTCTTACTTCATGGGTCTGCAGCGCAAACAAGGAGTTCCAGCAGCCGAAGGCGAGCCGTTTGATATCAGAAGAACAGTTGAGGAGTTTAAACACACAGTTAACGGTTACATGCTGTGGATTCCCGGGATGGAGATTAGTGTCAGCCACATAAAGCGAAGGAGTCTACCGAGCTTTGTGTTTCCTGGTGGTGTTAGACCTTCGCATGCCTCTAAAGGAACATGGGACAGCAAACGCCGCGCAGAGCATAGAGTTTCTTCTACAGCAAGTGCAGCTACTACTACtactgcaacaacaacaaatgaAACGAGTTCTGAAAGTAAAGCTGGTTCCAACAGTCCAGGagatgagaagaagagaaaacggGGAGATGATGAGACACTCGCGGATCAGTTAAGGAACTCTAAACACGTTGCTGTTCCAATGCCTGCTGAGAACGGTGAAGGCGGGAGCCCGGATCCATCTGTTGGATCCATTTGCTCTAGTCCTATGAAAGATTGTTGTACAAACGGTAAATCTGATCCCATCAGCACGGATCCACAGGAGAATGTTGTTGTTTTAAGTAAGGAGGATGCACCAGAGAGTCATCCAATAGAGAAGATAGCCACTCCTCAAGCTCCTACTAGTGAAGAAACAGAGGAGCTTGAAGGCAGCTTTGACTTTGGAAACCAAGTCACTGCTACTGGAACTATACCTCCGTTCGAGGCCACTACTTCAAATGGCTCACCATTCTCCAATGAAGCACTTGAAGAACTCGAG GTTCTTCCAATGCGACAGCCTGAGGTGACGCATAGGGCTTCAGTGCAGCAGAGAAAACCGATAATCAA ATTGAACTTCACGTCTCTAGGCAAAACCAATGGCAAGTAA
- the LOC125591270 gene encoding uncharacterized protein LOC125591270 yields MFSSVGFVFLSGVFLGIVAILAAEAAGLMYLVNRLNRKRGSKPASDPSTDDIVNPPADFSLNKQGMVWILEVDEGVKNWGKEKVPKEHKKKRDFLEVHPLRKFARIKDHKLLLSDAGSDSTPAIVSLKCCSIEAVSGNHLPTRKWAKRFPIKVESKISSELYKGNKVFYIYLETSWEKESWCKALRLAACDSPERFIWYSTKLQQEFRSYVTSLNVAYHSFMKPSAGFSFETFDKGNRTDGGGSSKVRLFLKRFSRKRSHREDRKNSVRSYQDSQHGSSSGRSGSGRKTGDYSADEADVPIFSRSVSHSSSQISGVSDGDSEEKFDMDEGTLAWNLLISRLFFDLKRKTGVTSSVQARIQRVLSNMRTPSYIGELICSDVDTGNLPPHIHGTRVLPMEMSGVWAFELDIEYSGDAMIDVETRVDIREVDLQKGINDTRLHPSSAGEVSSNPVGGVEDFEKQLVQNGGSNKTDESKGSKGTKTSPNGVSRWKSIIKNIAEQVSQVPISLSIRVSSLRGTLRVHLKQPPSDQLWFGFTSMPDIEFDLASSVGEHKITNSHVAMFLINRFKSAIRETVVLPNCESLTIPWMIAEKDDWVQRNAAPFMWMNQESDHNSSHATEAKSKSDKPPTCSSSVHSEQMQKTINVTQKPIIPEPSSSCAQSEQVQEAASAIQKPNTEAEAMSTPLSRSSTTVTLSSDKSREELKTPLLRPSSSEKQYTNSRDWTGEMTTAQSPSRSIRSSDEDDSSGKKLGRRARMLGLGKKMGEKLEEKRRHMEEKSRQIVEKMRGPS; encoded by the exons ATGTTCTCGTCCGTTGGTTTCGTCTTCCTCTCcggagttttcctcggaatcgTCGCCATCTTGGCCGCCGAAGCTGCCGGATTGATGTATCTCGTGAACCGATTGAACCGGAAGAGAGGTTCTAAACCCGCCTCTGATCCATCCACCGATGATATCGTCAATCCTCCAGCCGATTTCTCTCTCAACAAACAG GGAATGGTTTGGATTCTGGAGGTGGATGAAGGTGTTAAGAACTGGGGAAAGGAGAAGGTACCAAAGgagcacaagaagaagagagattTCTTGGAGGTTCATCCTCTTCGAAAATTCGCTAGGATCAAAGATCACAAGCTGCTCTTATCAGATGCTGGTTCTGATAGCACTCCGGCGATAGTTTCTTTAAAATGCTGCTCTATTGAGGCTGTTTCTGGCAACCATCTCCCTACAAGAAAATG GGCGAAAAGGTTTCCTATAAAAGTTGAAAGCAAGATATCTTCAGAGTTATACAAGGGAAACAAGGTGTTTTACATCTATCTCGAGACTTCTTGGGAGAAGGAATCGTGGTGTAAAGCTCTTCGTCTTGCTGCTTGCGATTCTCCGGAAAGGTTTATTTGGTACTCTACTAAACTGCAACAAGAGTTTCGCAGCTACGTCACGTCTCTCAATGTTGCGTATCATTCGTTTATGAAACCATCCGCTGGGTTTAGCTTTGAGACGTTTGACAAAGGGAACAGAACTGATGGTGGTGGTTCTTCAAAGGTTCGTTTGTTCTTGAAGAGGTTTTCAAGAAAGCGATCGCATCGGGAAGATAGGAAAAACTCTGTGCGTTCTTACCAAGATTCGCAACATGGAAGTAGCTCAGGGAGGAGCGGTTCTGGAAGGAAGACGGGAGATTATAGCGCTGATGAAGCTGATGTGCCTATCTTTTCACGTTCTGTGAGCCATAGCAGCAGTCAGATCTCTGGGGTTTCAGATGGAGACTCTGAAGAGAAGTTCGACATGGATGAAGGGACGTTGGCGTGGAACTTGCTGATCTCTAGGCTGTTTTTCGATCTCAAACGGAAAACAGGAGTGACGAGCTCAGTGCAAGCACGAATCCAG AGAGTGTTATCCAACATGAGGACTCCAAGCTACATAGGCGAGTTAATCTGCTCCGATGTTGACACTGGAAACCTCCCACCTCATATACATGGTACTCGGGTTCTTCCAATGGAGATGAGTGGTGTCTGGGCGTTCGAACTAGATATTGAATACTCTGGTGACGCGATGATTGACGTTGAAACAAGGGTTGATATCCGTGAGGTTGATCTGCAAAAAGGTATAAACGACACAAGGTTGCACCCAAGTTCTGCAGGGGAAGTCTCGTCAAACCCTGTTGGAGGTGTTGAAGATTTTGAAAAGCAATTAGTTCAAAATGGTGGATCCAATAAAACAG ATGAATCCAAGGGATCAAAAGGAACGAAGACATCTCCAAATGGTGTATCTAGGTGGAAGtctattattaaaaacattGCTGAACAAGTTTCCCAG GTGCCTATCTCTTTGTCAATACGGGTGTCTTCTCTTCGAGGGACACTGAGGGTACACCTGAAGCAGCCTCCTTCTGATCAGTTATGGTTTGGTTTCACGAGCATGCCTGATATAGAATTCGATCTCGCATCTTCTGTTGGGGAACACAAAATCACCAACAGCCATGTTGCTATGTTCTTGATCAACCGGTTTAAG AGTGCAATAAGAGAAACAGTGGTTCTTCCAAACTGCGAAAGCCTAACGATTCCTTGGATGATTGCTGAAAAAGACGACTGGGTTCAACGCAACGCCGCTCCATTCATGTGGATGAATCAAGAAAGCGATCACAATAGCTCACATGCAACAGAAGCGAAATCTAAATCCGACAAGCCACCCACTTGTTCCTCCTCTGTTCACTCCGAGCAAATGCAGAAGACTATAAACGTCACTCAGAAGCCGATTATTCCTGAACCATCTTCCTCCTGTGCTCAGTCTGAACAAGTGCAGGAAGCTGCCAGTGCCATTCAGAAACCGAATACTGAAGCAGAAGCCATGTCTACGCCATTGTCAAGATCATCCACAACCGTTACATTATCAAGTGACAAATCCCGGGAAGAACTGAAAACTCCATTACTGCGACCGAGCAGCAGTGAAAAGCAGTATACAAACTCAAGAGACTGGACCGGAGAGATGACTACTGCTCAGTCACCATCTAGGTCAATACGTTCAAGCGATGAAGATGATTCAAGCGGGAAGAAACTGGGAAGGAGAGCAAGGATGCTGGGTCTTGGGAAGAAAATGGGGGAGAAGTTGGAGGAGAAGAGGCGTCACATGGAGGAAAAGAGTAGACAGATTGTTGAAAAGATGAGAGGACCTTCTTAA
- the LOC125591269 gene encoding basic transcription factor 3-like, whose protein sequence is MNREKLMKMANTVRTGGKGTVRRKKKAVHKTNTTDDKKLQSTLKRIGVNSIPAIEEVNIFKDDVVIQFTNPKVQASVAANTWVVSGSPQTKKLEDILPQILSQLGPDNMDNLRKLAEQFKNHSPVEGNASATIQEDDDDDVPDLVAGETFEAAAEEKVAAAASS, encoded by the exons ATGAATCGGGAGAAATTGATGAAGATGGCTAACACTGTCCGTACTGGCGGGAAGGGTACAGTCAGAAG GAAGAAGAAGGCTGTGCACAAGACCAATACAACTGATGACAAGAAGCTCCAAAGCACCCTCAAGAGAATTGGAGTTAATTCCATTCCAGCTATTGAAGAAGTTAACATCTTTAAGGATGATGTTGTTATTCAGTTCACCAACCCCAAGG TTCAAGCTTCAGTTGCTGCAAACACATGGGTTGTTAGCGGTTCTCCTCAGACCAAAA AATTGGAAGATATCCTTCCTCAGATTCTCAGCCAACTCG GACCAGACAACATGGACAATCTGAGGAAGTTAGCAGAGCAGTTTAAGAATCATTCCCCTGTTGAAGGGAATGCCTCAGCAACCATCCAAGaggatgatgacgatgatgtcCCAGATCTTGTAGCTGGTGAGACATTCGAAGCTGCTGCTGAAGAGAAAGTAGCTGCTGCTGCTTCTTCTTAG
- the LOC125591272 gene encoding protein RER1B-like: MDGSGGGGDGGGSIATVAVDPELDLSSDAGASLPTRGSDEFKPFIRRLPEFKFWYSMTKAFCIAFLMTFFSVFDVPVFWPILLCYWVVLFFLTMRRQISHMIKHKYIPFSIGKQKYSGRRSSASSGGASRAD; encoded by the exons ATGGACGGAAGCGGCGGCGGTGGTGACGGTGGTGGTTCCATAGCCACGGTGGCGGTTGATCCTGAGCTCGACCTCTCCTCTGATGCTGGAGCTTCTCTCCCTACTCGAGGCTCTGATGAGTTCAAGCCTTTTATCCGCCGTCTCCCCGAGTTCAAATTCTG GTACTCCATGACTAAGGCCTTCTGCATAGCTTTCCTCATGACGTTCTTCTCGGTCTTTGATGTCCCTGTCTTCTGGCCTATTCTGCTTTGCTACTGGGTCGttctctttttcctcaccatGAGACGCCAAATCTCCCACATGATCAAGCACAAGTACATCCCTTTCAGCATCGGTAAACAG AAATATAGTGGCCGTAGATCTTCTGCGAGTAGCGGTGGTGCCTCTCGTGCGGATTGA